GCGTTAAAATAAACAGACAGCGTTTCCGCCCTTCGTTTTTGTAATGCAGGGGAATAAGCATGTCATTGTCTTCGCGTCTTCGTGCCGGAGAAACTGTTCTATCGGCATGGTCGTCATTGCCGGAACCACTTACTGTAGAAGTGTTGGCGCATAGCGCTTTTGACGCGGTAACGCTTGATATGCAGCATGGCGGGCATGATGAGCAAAGTGTGCTGCGCAGCCTTGGGCTTATCCTGAATGCGGGCAAACCACCAGTGGTTCGCATTCCTGTCGGACGCTTCGATATGGCGAGCCGGGCACTCGATTTTGGCGCACAGGCAGTCATTGCTCCCATGATCAATTCGGTCGAAGATGCGCGTAAATTTTCCGCTTCAATGAAGTATCCGCCGATTGGCGAGCGTTCATGGGGCGTTTTCCGCGCCAATGCCGATTACGGCACGCCTGGCTCAAACGATTATCTCGTTACCGCAAATCAGGAAACGCTGGCTTTCGCGATGATTGAAACACGCGATGCCTATGATGCGCTGGATGCGATTCTCGATGTCCGCGGCATTGATGGCGTTTTTGTTGGCCCTGCGGATTTCTCGATTGCATGGAGCAACGGCCGCGAAGCCAACCCGGATTCAGACGCCATCATTGAGCCGATCACCAAGATTGCACGCAAGGCAGCTGCCGCAGGTAAATTCGCTGGAATCTACTCGCCGACAGCAGAATTTGCACGCCGCTACATGCCGCTCGGCTTTCAGTTTTTAACTCTCGCTAGTGACGGCGGCTATATGCGCCTTGGTGCCAAAACGCTCGTTGATGCAATTCGCGCTTAAAAAATAAAGCGGCAGATATTTTATCTGCCGTTTCTTAAGCTGATCTGAATCTATTTCATCAGAAACTTATCTAACATATTGTTTTAATGTGATTTCGGCGGTTCAAGTTTAGTCATAAACTCAGCAAATACCATAGAACCTTCTGGCCACGGCCCATGACCTGATTCTGAGTTGATATGCCCCGCATCACCAGCATCAATCAGCAATGCCCCCCAATCCTTCACCACTTCTTCTGCGGCCTCAAAGCTTGAGAACGGATCGTTGCGACTGACAACGGCAATGGTTGGAAACGGCAGACGTTCGCGCGGATAAGGGCCAAATGTCATCAGGTGCTTGGGTCTGATTTTGTCATTCGAGACGTCAGGCGGGGCAACAAAGAATGCACCCGCAACCTTATGCTGAATGTGCGGAATGGCATGGAGTGCCGTTGCAACGCCAAGCGAATGCGCAACAAGCACGATTGGCTTTGTCGCTTCATTAGCGGCTTTAACCAGCTCCGCTACCCAATCGTCTTTGACGGGCTTCGACCATTCGGCCTGTTCAACACGTCGCGCCGTCGAGAGCTTGCTCTCCCAGCGGGTCTGCCAGTGATCAGGGCCGGAATTGGTGTAACCGGGAATGATGAGAATATCGGAATCTTTGACTTTCATGATCCCTATTTAGAGCCGTTTCAACTCATCTTCAAGCTAGGCTATAGCGCTGATGTCGCAACGCAGATGATCCAAATGATGAACAGCTTGTTCGCTGAACGCTGTCTTGTGGAATGCTCTCTAAATTGTGATCTTTAGCGGGAAGAAAACAACGGAGAGGATACCCGGCCATGGCCATGAGCAGAAGAAAGATATTGGGTTCTGCAGGGGCTGCCGTGATGAGCAGTATGCTTTCCGCGCGCGCTGAGACGCCGTCGAAGGAGAATGAAATGACCGAGACATTAAACAAAGTTGCTGGCGAGCAGTCAGCCAAAGCTGCTCCTTTACCTTTTGCAATGACGACACCTGTCCGGGTGGCGCGCATTGGTTTGAAGGCGCGCGATGCGGAGACGCTGGCTGAGTATTATCGCGATGTGGTGGGCTTGCGCGAAATGACCCGCCGTGGCGCTTCGATTGTGCTTGGTGCTGGTGACCGTGAACTGATGGAAATCGAGCAGTTTTCAGCAGCTAAAGCAGATGATCCGCGCAGCGCTGGTCTTTATCACACGGCTTTCTTGCTACCGACGCGTGGCGATCTGGCGCGCTGGTCACGCCGCGCTATCGATAAGCAGCTGCCCGTCGCCGGTGCATCTGATCATAATGTTAGCGAAGCGATTTATCTGACCGATCCTGAAGGCAATGGCATCGAAATCTATTCTGATCGCCCACATAAGACATGGCAGTGGAATGGTGATCGCGTGGTCATGGGCACAGAAGCGCTTGATGTTGGCGATCTGCTCGAAACCGGAAAGCGCGAAGGTGGCGAGTGGACTGGCGCGCCGCAGAATACGGTAGTCGGCCATGTTCACTTGCGCGTTGGCAATGCCAAAGATGCGGAAGATTTCTGGAACAAGGAACTGGGCTTTAATACCGTGCAGACCTATGGCGATAAGGCTGTGTTCTTATCGACCGGCGGTTATCACCACCATATCGGTGCTAACGCGTGGCAGAGTTCAGGCGCTGGCTTGCGTGACAAGGACCGAACTGGCCTTGCATGGGTTGAAATGGAAGACACGCGTGGCGGTAATAACCACGTCTTTGAAGACCCATGGGGTAATTTGATCAATACGATCAAAAAGAGCGTCTAATCCGAAATAATAAAAAGCCCCATGTTTACAGAAACACGGGGCTTTTTTCGGACTCATTTTATCAACGCCAGAGCCTAAATCTCAACCGAAGACGCGCTTGAAAATCGTATCCACATGCTTCGTGTGATAGCCGAGGTCGAACTTCTCGCGGATCTGCTCTTCTGAAAGCGCAGCACGCACTTCCTGATCAGCCAGCAGTTCTTCGAGGAAGTCTGCACCCTGTTCCCAGACCTTCATCGCATTGCGCTGCACGAGGCGGTAGGAATCTTCACGCGAAACACCAGCCTGTGTAAGCGCCAGCAGAACGCGCTGCGAATGCACCAGACCACGGAACTTGTTCATGTTCTTGAGCATATTTTCCGGGTAAATAACCAGCTTTTCGACAACGCCAGCCAGACGGTTCAGCGCGAAGTCGAGTGTGATGGTGGTGTCTGGTCCAATTGCGCGCTCAACGCTTGAATGCGAAATGTCGCGTTCATGCCAGAGAGCGACGTTTTCCATTGCAGGCACAACCGACATACGAACCAGACGGGCGAGGCCGGTCAGGTTTTCGGTCAAAACAGGGTTGCGCTTGTGTGGCATTGCCGAAGAACCCTTCTGTCCTGGCGAGAAGAATTCTTCTGCTTCCAGAACTTCTGTGCGCTGCATGTGACGGATTTCGATTGCAACATTTTCAATCGACGAAGCGATAACGCCGAGCGTCGCAAAGAACATGGCATGGCGGTCGCGCGGGATGACCTGCGTTGAAACTGGCTCTGCTTCCAGACCAAGCTTTTCGCAGACATATTCTTCAACGCGTGGGTCGATATTGGCGAACGTGCCAACAGCACCGGATACGGCACCGGTTGCGATTTCTGCACGTGCTGCGATGAGACGCGCGCGGTTGCGTAGCATTTCGGCGTAGAAACGCGCAAAGGTCAGGCCCATTGTGGTTGGTTCAGCATGGATGCCATGACTGCGGCCAATGCGAACTGTGTCCTTGTGTTCAAATGCACGTGTTTTGAGCGCTGCAAGCACGCGGTCCAAACCAGCAAGAAGCAGATCAGCGGCGCGAACGAGCTGCACATTGAGCGTGGTATCAAGCACATCCGACGAGGTCATGCCCTGATGCACGAAACGGCTGTCAGGGCCGATAAATTCGGCAAGATGGGTCAGGAACGCGATAACGTCATGCTTGGTAACAGCTTCGATTTCATCGATGCGCGCGACGTCGAATTTCGCAGCGTCACCCTTTTCCCAAATGGTCTTTGCGGCTTCCTTTGGAATGACGCCGAGTTCGGCAAGCGCCTCACATGCATAGGCCTCAATTTCAAACCAGATGCGGAATTTGGTTTCGGGAGACCAGATGGCGACCATTTCTGGTCGGGAATAGCGCGGGATCATGGGCATATCCTGTTTTGGCGGCCCGTCTGCCGGGCTGCAGGTCTTGGGTAAAGGGAATGTGCGCTGTTTAGCAGAGCCTGAGGCGCCGCTCAACGCACATAACCCCGGAAAAGTCTATTATCGCGCAGCTTCTGCTGCTTCGCGAATAGCTTTGATGTTGGCGGCATAGCTCTCAACAGAGTTGCCTTTGTAAACAGCAGAACCCGCAACGAGAATATTGGCACCGGCGGCGACAACGAGACCTGCAGTTTCTGGCGTAATGCCACCATCCACTTCAATGTCAATCGGGCGGTCGCCAATCATCTCGCGCACGCGTTTGATCTTATCAAGCATAGGTGCGATGAATTTCTGGCCACCAAAGCCCGGATTGACTGTCATGATGAGCACGAGATCAACATCATCAATGACGTTGGTCAGTGCTTCAACAGGTGTCGCCGGGTTAAGTGCCAGACCGGATTTTTTGCCGAGTGCGCGAATGTTCTGCAGCGAACGGTGCGTGTGTGCGCCAGCTTCTGCATGAACCGTTATCAGGTCACAGCCTGCATCGGCGAAAGCTTCCAGATACAGATCGCATGGGGCAATCATCAGATGGGTGTCAAAGAAAGCCTGAGTGCGTGGACGAATTGCTTTGACGACCTGCGGGCCAAACGTGATGTTTGGCACGAAATGGCCGTCCATAACGTCGATATGAACCCAGTCAGCACCGGCTTCGAGCACGGCATCGACTTCTTCACCCAGACGCGCAAAGTCTGCGGACAGAATGGATGGGGCGATTGCGATAGGACGCATGTTTGTCTCCCTGGCAGGATGTTTTCACATCATAAAATAAAAATGCGCCCGGCCAGTTTTGACCGAACGCAGATATTGAGTTTAACCCCAGCGCTTGTGGAACCACATCCACTGGCCCGGATATTCGCGCACCCATTCCTCAACGGTGTCGTTGAGAAGCTGCGCGGTTGCGGCAATGTCGATCTCGCCTTTTTCGTCGCGCGGCAGTTCCATGCGCTCTTTCAGCTCAAGCCGATAGCGACCACCGGGAAGGCGAATGCAGCGCGCCGGATAAACATCGCAATCATACTGACGCGCAAGCTTGGCGAGCAGAGGATTGGTCTTTACCGGACGATCAAAGAAGGTTGAAGGCACGCCGCGCTGGAACTTCTGATCGACCAGCATGCCAACATTGCCACCATTATCCAGAACGCGTGCCAGCGACCATGCAGCTCCGGCCTTGGAAGGCACCAGGTGACCCATATTGGTCTTGCGCGCTTTGAGAACGGTTTTCGCAATATAGGGATTGTTCGGCGGGCGGAAGAGGGCAGTTACATCAAGGCCAAACGTACCGGCACAAATCGGCAGAAGCTCGAAATTTCCAGTATGTGCAGTGAAGAAGATATGCGGCTTTGTTTCATCACGCAAGCGCTCGAAAATCGGAATGCCGTCAACTTCGATCAGGCCCGGTTCCGTCGCGTGGGGATCGAAATCGAAGATCGCATCAAGGAAAATATATTCCGCGAAAAGACGCGCCATCGAATCCCACATCTCTATGGCGATTGCTTCAATTTCGGCGTCGCTCTTCTCTGGATAGGCATGACGCAGATTGTTGGTTGCAACTTTGTGCCGTGGAGTAAGTGGCCCGACCTTGCGCGCAAACCATGCCGAAAATCGGATCGCGCTTTTGGCTGGCAGCAGACGCAACAGCGCCAGCGTCACGAACACAGCCTGCGCCCAAAGCCAATAGTTGAACTGCTTGAGCTTACGCGACCATTTGAAGAGAAGAAGCTTGAACTTGAACATCGAATGCTTAGTCGATCTGCAACACGATCTTACCGAACACGTCGCGGCCTTCCATGCGCTTCAAGGCAGTGCCGATGTCATCAAAGCCCACGATAGTATCGATGACCGGATGAACAACGCCCTGCGCCATTTTCTGCATCGCGTCAGCCATGTTTTCCATGCGGCAACCAAAAGAGCCGAGGATTTTAAGCTGCTGCTGGAAAAGCTGCATCAGGTTCATGTTGGTTGAAACACCCGAAGTCGAACCACAGGTGACGAGACGCGCGCCGCGCTTCATGCAAAGCATCGAGCCGGCCCATGTGTCGGCGCCAACATGCTCAAACACAACGTCAACGCCCTTCTTCTTGGTGAGTTTACGCACAACACCTTCAAAGCGGTCAACACGATAGTTGATGACATGATCGGCACCGAGTGCCTTGGCCTTTTCGATCTTGTCGTCAGAACCAACCGTGGTGATGACCGTGCAGCCCATTTTCTTGGCAAGCTGGATAGCGGCCGTACCGATACCCGAACCACCGGCTTGAACCAGAACAGTTTCGCCCGGCTGAAGTTTCGCATTGTCAAACAGCATATGCTCGACTGTACCAAAAGTAACAGGAGCAACCGCTGCACCAATTGCGTCAACGCCGGGAGGTGCTGGAACCAGCAAGCGAGCTGGCAGATTGACAGCCTCACACGCAAAGCCATCAAGATGGAAGCCATGAACGCCGCCGACGTGTTCACAGAGATTATCGCGACCTTCACGGCAGGCTTTGCAGAGACCACAGGTGCGAGCACCATAGATCGAAACAAGCTGACCCGGCAGAACATTGGATACGCCCGGGCCGATTGCATCGACAACGCCAGAAGCTTCCGCACCGATCACCAGTGGCATTTTGCGCTTGGCAAATGCCATGCCGCGCCAGCCCCATACGTCGATATGGTTGAGTGCAACGGCCTTGATCCGGACTGTCACTTCGCCATTGCCGGGAGTAGCTGGCGGAGCAATGTCGGTCATTTCGAGACGACGATCGTCGAGAAGTTGCAAGGCGCGCATGAAATTATC
This genomic stretch from Brucella pseudogrignonensis harbors:
- a CDS encoding HpcH/HpaI aldolase/citrate lyase family protein, which encodes MSMSLSSRLRAGETVLSAWSSLPEPLTVEVLAHSAFDAVTLDMQHGGHDEQSVLRSLGLILNAGKPPVVRIPVGRFDMASRALDFGAQAVIAPMINSVEDARKFSASMKYPPIGERSWGVFRANADYGTPGSNDYLVTANQETLAFAMIETRDAYDALDAILDVRGIDGVFVGPADFSIAWSNGREANPDSDAIIEPITKIARKAAAAGKFAGIYSPTAEFARRYMPLGFQFLTLASDGGYMRLGAKTLVDAIRA
- a CDS encoding alpha/beta hydrolase; the encoded protein is MKVKDSDILIIPGYTNSGPDHWQTRWESKLSTARRVEQAEWSKPVKDDWVAELVKAANEATKPIVLVAHSLGVATALHAIPHIQHKVAGAFFVAPPDVSNDKIRPKHLMTFGPYPRERLPFPTIAVVSRNDPFSSFEAAEEVVKDWGALLIDAGDAGHINSESGHGPWPEGSMVFAEFMTKLEPPKSH
- a CDS encoding VOC family protein, coding for MAMSRRKILGSAGAAVMSSMLSARAETPSKENEMTETLNKVAGEQSAKAAPLPFAMTTPVRVARIGLKARDAETLAEYYRDVVGLREMTRRGASIVLGAGDRELMEIEQFSAAKADDPRSAGLYHTAFLLPTRGDLARWSRRAIDKQLPVAGASDHNVSEAIYLTDPEGNGIEIYSDRPHKTWQWNGDRVVMGTEALDVGDLLETGKREGGEWTGAPQNTVVGHVHLRVGNAKDAEDFWNKELGFNTVQTYGDKAVFLSTGGYHHHIGANAWQSSGAGLRDKDRTGLAWVEMEDTRGGNNHVFEDPWGNLINTIKKSV
- the purB gene encoding adenylosuccinate lyase; translation: MIPRYSRPEMVAIWSPETKFRIWFEIEAYACEALAELGVIPKEAAKTIWEKGDAAKFDVARIDEIEAVTKHDVIAFLTHLAEFIGPDSRFVHQGMTSSDVLDTTLNVQLVRAADLLLAGLDRVLAALKTRAFEHKDTVRIGRSHGIHAEPTTMGLTFARFYAEMLRNRARLIAARAEIATGAVSGAVGTFANIDPRVEEYVCEKLGLEAEPVSTQVIPRDRHAMFFATLGVIASSIENVAIEIRHMQRTEVLEAEEFFSPGQKGSSAMPHKRNPVLTENLTGLARLVRMSVVPAMENVALWHERDISHSSVERAIGPDTTITLDFALNRLAGVVEKLVIYPENMLKNMNKFRGLVHSQRVLLALTQAGVSREDSYRLVQRNAMKVWEQGADFLEELLADQEVRAALSEEQIREKFDLGYHTKHVDTIFKRVFG
- the rpe gene encoding ribulose-phosphate 3-epimerase, whose translation is MRPIAIAPSILSADFARLGEEVDAVLEAGADWVHIDVMDGHFVPNITFGPQVVKAIRPRTQAFFDTHLMIAPCDLYLEAFADAGCDLITVHAEAGAHTHRSLQNIRALGKKSGLALNPATPVEALTNVIDDVDLVLIMTVNPGFGGQKFIAPMLDKIKRVREMIGDRPIDIEVDGGITPETAGLVVAAGANILVAGSAVYKGNSVESYAANIKAIREAAEAAR
- a CDS encoding lipid A biosynthesis lauroyl acyltransferase, which encodes MFKFKLLLFKWSRKLKQFNYWLWAQAVFVTLALLRLLPAKSAIRFSAWFARKVGPLTPRHKVATNNLRHAYPEKSDAEIEAIAIEMWDSMARLFAEYIFLDAIFDFDPHATEPGLIEVDGIPIFERLRDETKPHIFFTAHTGNFELLPICAGTFGLDVTALFRPPNNPYIAKTVLKARKTNMGHLVPSKAGAAWSLARVLDNGGNVGMLVDQKFQRGVPSTFFDRPVKTNPLLAKLARQYDCDVYPARCIRLPGGRYRLELKERMELPRDEKGEIDIAATAQLLNDTVEEWVREYPGQWMWFHKRWG
- a CDS encoding zinc-binding dehydrogenase — protein: MRALQLLDDRRLEMTDIAPPATPGNGEVTVRIKAVALNHIDVWGWRGMAFAKRKMPLVIGAEASGVVDAIGPGVSNVLPGQLVSIYGARTCGLCKACREGRDNLCEHVGGVHGFHLDGFACEAVNLPARLLVPAPPGVDAIGAAVAPVTFGTVEHMLFDNAKLQPGETVLVQAGGSGIGTAAIQLAKKMGCTVITTVGSDDKIEKAKALGADHVINYRVDRFEGVVRKLTKKKGVDVVFEHVGADTWAGSMLCMKRGARLVTCGSTSGVSTNMNLMQLFQQQLKILGSFGCRMENMADAMQKMAQGVVHPVIDTIVGFDDIGTALKRMEGRDVFGKIVLQID